From the genome of Candidatus Gastranaerophilales bacterium, one region includes:
- a CDS encoding phage holin family protein produces the protein MELLLKWVLYALALLLIAWIVPGISIAGFSTALLAAVVIGLINAVIKPLLILLTLPINILTLGLFTLVVNALMMLLAAKLVPGFQIVGFWSAFLGALVFSVLSVIISGVD, from the coding sequence ATGGAATTGCTATTAAAATGGGTTTTGTATGCCTTAGCTTTGTTACTTATTGCCTGGATTGTTCCGGGAATTAGTATTGCGGGTTTTAGCACGGCGCTTTTAGCTGCAGTGGTTATAGGCCTTATAAATGCTGTTATAAAACCTTTGTTGATTTTGTTAACTTTACCTATCAATATTTTAACGTTGGGACTGTTTACACTTGTAGTTAACGCTCTTATGATGCTTTTAGCAGCCAAATTAGTTCCGGGGTTTCAAATTGTGGGATTTTGGTCGGCGTTTCTCGGCGCATTAGTTTTCTCTGTTCTAAGCGTTATAATAAGCGGAGTGGATTAA
- a CDS encoding anaerobic ribonucleoside-triphosphate reductase activating protein: MQINGLQKSSLIDYPSKIAAVVFTQGCNFRCGYCHNPALVQPNKLELKNEKEILEFLKSRVNKIDGVVISGGEPTLQKDLPAFVKKVKEMGFAVKLDTNGTNPNMAEKLLEQQFIDYIAMDIKAPIEKYSLITNTKVNEVNILRSIGLVKQLADNGEFRTTVVKSRLGFDDFEKIGEMIEGASNYYLQKFLPDITLDPSFINETTYSDAEFITIKNNMKQYVKNVVIRG, translated from the coding sequence ATGCAAATAAATGGTCTTCAAAAATCATCTCTGATAGATTATCCGTCTAAAATCGCAGCTGTAGTGTTTACACAAGGCTGCAATTTTAGATGCGGCTACTGTCATAACCCTGCGCTTGTACAGCCAAATAAACTTGAGCTGAAAAACGAAAAAGAAATATTAGAGTTTTTGAAATCAAGGGTAAACAAAATAGACGGAGTTGTAATTTCAGGCGGTGAACCGACTTTGCAGAAGGATTTGCCGGCTTTTGTAAAGAAGGTAAAAGAAATGGGCTTTGCCGTAAAACTTGATACAAACGGTACAAACCCCAATATGGCGGAAAAACTTCTTGAGCAGCAATTTATAGACTATATAGCAATGGACATCAAGGCTCCTATTGAAAAATACAGCTTGATTACCAATACCAAAGTTAATGAAGTTAATATTTTAAGAAGTATAGGACTTGTGAAGCAGCTGGCTGACAACGGAGAATTCAGAACAACCGTTGTAAAATCCCGACTGGGATTTGATGATTTTGAGAAAATAGGTGAAATGATAGAAGGTGCTTCGAACTATTACTTGCAAAAATTCCTGCCTGATATTACACTAGACCCTTCTTTTATAAACGAAACAACTTACAGTGATGCCGAATTTATAACCATTAAAAATAATATGAAGCAATACGTCAAAAACGTTGTTATAAGAGGATAA
- a CDS encoding ribonucleoside triphosphate reductase has protein sequence MNRTVKTNEQERVKAGLPLTNPYHSKIETAHENNVYNLNNIVSVANVKMVDEYLQRLDWQVNENSNMTYSIQGLNNYISSNISKNYWLNKIYTPAIRNSHQNGDLHIHDLNMISVYCVGWDLKDLLSEGFTGVDGKVKCAPPKHFRTALGQIVNFLYTMQGESAGAQAFSNFDTLLAPYIKYDGLDYEQVKQAMQEFVFNLNVPTRTGFQTPFTNITMDLKVPSYYANQAVIIGDEIKEETYSEFQNEMNIINKAYFEIMMKGDNSGQVFTFPIPTYNITKDFDWENPQLDGLWEMSAKYGIPYFSNFINSDMSPEDARSMCCRLRIDNRELEYRGGGLFGSNPLTGSIGVVTINMPRIGHLAKSEREFFALLSERMEIAKESLEIKRKILEEYTEKDLYPYTKFYLKDIKARYGVFWKNHFSTIGLVGMNEACTNFLNKDIGTNEGRKFALKVMDFMRNKIKQFQKETHNNYNLEATPAEGTSYRLAKLDKQFFSKIQCANDLEYENFSAKPFYTNSTHLPINYSDDIFEVLDLQDELQTKYTGGTVVHIFGGERIYDLNVMKNLVKKVCENYALPYFTFSPTFSSCHEHGYLAGEHFKCPKCGNDCEVFSRVVGYIRPVNQWNEGKRSEYKMRKTYKVECK, from the coding sequence ATGAACAGAACTGTAAAAACAAATGAGCAGGAAAGAGTGAAGGCTGGCTTGCCTCTTACAAACCCCTATCACTCAAAAATAGAAACTGCGCACGAAAACAATGTTTATAACCTGAATAACATTGTAAGCGTCGCTAATGTAAAAATGGTTGACGAGTATCTGCAAAGGCTTGACTGGCAGGTAAACGAAAACTCTAATATGACCTATTCAATACAAGGATTGAATAACTACATTTCTTCTAACATAAGTAAAAATTACTGGCTTAATAAGATTTACACTCCGGCAATCAGGAATTCCCATCAAAACGGAGACCTTCATATCCATGATTTAAACATGATAAGCGTTTATTGTGTGGGCTGGGATTTAAAAGACCTGTTATCGGAAGGTTTCACCGGAGTGGACGGTAAGGTTAAATGCGCTCCGCCAAAGCATTTCAGAACCGCTTTAGGTCAAATTGTGAACTTCCTGTACACAATGCAGGGTGAGTCTGCGGGCGCGCAAGCCTTCTCTAACTTTGATACGCTTTTGGCTCCGTACATTAAATACGACGGACTGGATTACGAGCAGGTAAAACAAGCTATGCAAGAGTTTGTTTTCAACTTGAACGTACCTACAAGGACAGGCTTCCAAACCCCGTTTACGAATATAACAATGGATTTAAAAGTTCCAAGCTATTATGCAAATCAGGCTGTAATTATCGGCGATGAAATTAAAGAAGAAACTTACAGCGAATTTCAGAACGAAATGAATATTATAAACAAAGCATATTTTGAAATAATGATGAAAGGCGATAATTCAGGTCAGGTATTTACTTTTCCCATCCCTACCTACAATATTACAAAAGATTTCGATTGGGAGAATCCGCAGCTTGACGGACTATGGGAAATGTCTGCAAAATACGGCATACCATACTTCTCAAACTTCATTAATTCTGATATGAGCCCGGAAGATGCACGTTCTATGTGCTGCAGATTGAGAATTGACAACAGAGAACTTGAATACAGGGGCGGCGGATTGTTTGGTTCCAACCCTCTGACAGGTTCAATCGGCGTTGTTACAATCAATATGCCGAGAATCGGGCATCTTGCAAAAAGTGAAAGAGAGTTCTTTGCACTCTTAAGTGAAAGAATGGAGATAGCAAAAGAAAGTCTTGAAATCAAAAGAAAAATTCTTGAAGAATATACAGAAAAAGATCTTTATCCATACACAAAATTCTACTTAAAGGACATAAAAGCACGCTATGGAGTATTTTGGAAAAACCACTTCTCTACAATCGGGCTTGTAGGTATGAATGAAGCTTGTACTAACTTCTTAAACAAAGATATCGGGACAAACGAAGGTAGGAAATTCGCTCTTAAAGTTATGGATTTTATGAGAAACAAAATTAAACAATTCCAAAAAGAAACCCATAACAACTATAATTTGGAAGCAACTCCTGCGGAAGGCACTTCATACAGGCTTGCAAAACTTGATAAGCAGTTCTTCTCTAAAATTCAATGTGCAAACGACCTTGAATACGAAAACTTCAGTGCAAAACCGTTCTATACAAACTCTACTCACCTGCCTATCAATTATTCTGATGACATATTTGAAGTACTTGATTTACAAGATGAGCTGCAAACTAAATATACAGGCGGTACTGTAGTTCACATCTTTGGCGGAGAAAGAATTTACGACTTGAACGTAATGAAGAATCTTGTTAAAAAAGTTTGTGAAAATTATGCGCTGCCATATTTTACCTTCTCACCGACTTTCAGCAGCTGCCATGAACACGGGTATCTTGCGGGTGAACACTTTAAATGCCCTAAATGCGGCAATGATTGTGAAGTATTCTCAAGAGTTGTGGGCTACATAAGACCTGTTAACCAGTGGAATGAAGGTAAAAGGAGCGAATATAAAATGAGAAAGACTTATAAAGTGGAATGCAAATAA
- the polA gene encoding DNA polymerase I, protein MGEKTLVLIDGHALAYRMYFALERTGMKTSEKFPTWAIFGFVKSIVDLLKKIKPDAIAISFDVGRETFRTEEYSEYKANREAMPDSLRTQMQAIVDSAEAFNIPVYTLEGFEADDLIGTIVTKAKQLGHHSIILTGDQDSFQLIDEEGFIKVLIPSKGELVEYDTQKVYDKLNVYPEQIVDYKALRGDTSDNIPGVKGIGEKTAAKLLDEFKTLDNIYANLDKISSNSVRTKLEEQKDMAYKSQFLARICKDVDIDFNFESAHLDIPDPLKLHDFLAKYEFNSMLKNINDILKLFNFEEKPPKMQELNEQPHEGQLSLFSIQPQSCQAFSAPFKKDEIKRITVDTKEKFYTLLEDLNRSEVFAFDTETNGLNILTSKIVGVSFALNKAVKVQNSELICEDDTAETVSYYIPINHNEARYFDPDKVIELLKPVFESKTIAKIAQNAKFEYHILKNHNIELENVIFDTMIASYVNDSAAKHGLKQQALKYLKFEMQEITELIGKGKNEITMDMVCIEQAAHYACDDAYATMELAKYHIEKFDEDDKNLFYKIEMPLVKVLYNMERAGVSLDVKYLNTLSLELEGKIIELEKQILAIAGVNFNLNSPRQIGEILFERLQIQPKGKNKTKTGYSTSADILESLAKDYEIADLILKHRHLSKIKSTFVDSLPLLISKKDNRLHTSYNQTVTTTGRLSSSNPNLQNIPIKTNIGIKIRGAFVPQDPSNYYILTADYSQIELRLLAHYSQDKTLTEAFRNNEDIHSLTASKVFGVSMDKVTKDMRRKAKAVNFGIVYGQTKYGLADTLGISQQEAQEFIDKYFETYPDIKRYMEETLSFGVQNGYVTTLYGRKRYFNEELRSSNRNIREFAQRAAINSPLQGTASDLIKMAMIKLENKIKSKQLDATLIIQVHDELILEASKAQIDEIANITKECMELSQPLYVPLVADIEYGGNWMETK, encoded by the coding sequence ATGGGTGAAAAAACTTTAGTTTTAATAGACGGACATGCACTTGCTTATCGTATGTATTTTGCACTTGAGCGCACAGGGATGAAGACTTCGGAGAAGTTCCCCACGTGGGCGATTTTTGGGTTTGTAAAGTCAATCGTCGACCTTTTAAAAAAGATTAAACCCGATGCTATAGCGATATCTTTTGATGTAGGCAGAGAAACCTTTAGAACAGAGGAATATTCAGAGTATAAAGCAAACAGAGAAGCCATGCCGGATTCTCTACGCACTCAAATGCAGGCAATAGTAGACAGTGCCGAAGCTTTTAATATCCCGGTTTATACGCTGGAAGGTTTTGAAGCGGACGATTTAATCGGCACTATTGTTACAAAAGCAAAACAGCTTGGGCATCATTCAATAATCCTGACGGGAGATCAGGATTCGTTCCAACTTATTGATGAAGAAGGTTTTATAAAAGTTCTAATCCCTTCAAAAGGAGAGCTTGTCGAATATGATACACAAAAGGTGTATGACAAATTAAACGTTTACCCTGAACAAATAGTTGATTATAAGGCCTTAAGGGGCGATACCTCTGATAATATCCCGGGGGTTAAGGGAATAGGCGAAAAAACAGCCGCAAAGCTTCTTGACGAGTTTAAAACGCTTGATAATATCTATGCAAACCTTGATAAAATCTCTTCAAACTCTGTGCGCACAAAGCTGGAAGAACAAAAAGACATGGCTTATAAGAGTCAATTTTTGGCAAGAATTTGCAAGGATGTTGACATTGACTTTAATTTTGAATCAGCCCATTTGGATATCCCTGACCCTTTAAAATTGCATGATTTTCTCGCCAAATATGAGTTTAACAGTATGTTAAAGAACATAAATGATATTTTGAAGCTCTTTAATTTTGAAGAAAAACCACCAAAAATGCAGGAACTTAACGAACAACCCCATGAAGGTCAGTTAAGCCTGTTTTCTATTCAGCCTCAATCTTGCCAGGCTTTTAGCGCACCTTTTAAAAAAGATGAGATAAAAAGAATTACGGTAGATACTAAGGAAAAATTTTACACTTTGCTTGAAGATTTGAACCGCTCGGAAGTGTTTGCTTTTGACACGGAAACAAACGGGCTGAACATTCTTACATCAAAAATTGTGGGTGTTTCTTTTGCTTTAAATAAAGCTGTTAAAGTGCAAAATTCAGAGCTAATCTGCGAAGATGATACGGCAGAAACCGTTTCTTATTATATACCCATAAACCATAATGAGGCTAGGTATTTTGACCCTGATAAAGTAATTGAGCTTTTAAAACCTGTATTTGAAAGCAAAACCATTGCCAAAATAGCCCAAAATGCAAAGTTTGAATACCATATTTTGAAAAACCATAATATTGAGCTTGAAAATGTAATTTTTGATACTATGATAGCCAGCTATGTCAATGATTCAGCGGCAAAACACGGATTGAAGCAGCAGGCTCTTAAGTATTTGAAGTTCGAAATGCAGGAAATAACAGAGCTTATAGGTAAAGGTAAAAACGAAATTACCATGGATATGGTTTGTATAGAACAAGCCGCTCATTACGCCTGTGACGATGCTTATGCAACCATGGAGCTTGCTAAGTATCATATTGAAAAATTCGACGAAGATGACAAAAACCTTTTCTACAAGATTGAAATGCCGCTTGTGAAAGTTCTTTATAACATGGAAAGAGCAGGGGTCAGCCTTGATGTGAAATATCTTAATACGCTTTCTTTGGAGCTTGAAGGTAAAATTATTGAATTGGAAAAACAAATTCTTGCTATAGCAGGTGTGAATTTTAACCTTAACTCACCCAGACAGATAGGTGAAATTCTGTTCGAAAGACTGCAGATACAGCCTAAGGGTAAAAATAAGACCAAAACCGGTTACAGCACAAGCGCGGATATTTTAGAAAGTCTGGCGAAAGATTATGAAATAGCTGATTTAATCCTTAAGCACAGGCATTTATCAAAAATTAAATCCACTTTTGTAGACAGTTTGCCGCTGCTTATAAGCAAAAAGGATAACAGGCTTCATACAAGCTACAACCAAACAGTTACAACAACAGGACGCTTAAGCAGCTCTAACCCCAATTTACAGAATATTCCGATTAAAACAAATATAGGTATTAAAATAAGAGGGGCTTTTGTTCCTCAAGACCCTTCAAATTATTACATCTTAACGGCAGATTATTCCCAAATTGAACTTCGGCTGCTTGCTCATTATTCGCAAGATAAAACTCTTACGGAAGCTTTCAGAAACAATGAGGATATCCACTCTCTTACCGCAAGCAAAGTGTTTGGGGTAAGTATGGATAAAGTTACCAAAGATATGCGCCGAAAAGCAAAAGCCGTGAATTTCGGTATAGTATACGGGCAGACAAAATACGGTTTAGCCGATACTCTCGGGATTTCTCAACAAGAGGCGCAGGAGTTTATAGATAAATACTTTGAAACCTATCCTGATATTAAACGGTATATGGAAGAAACTTTAAGCTTTGGGGTTCAGAACGGTTACGTAACAACGCTTTATGGACGAAAAAGATATTTTAACGAAGAGCTTAGAAGTTCAAATCGCAACATTCGCGAATTTGCCCAAAGAGCCGCCATAAACTCGCCTTTGCAAGGTACAGCTTCTGATTTAATAAAAATGGCTATGATAAAATTGGAAAATAAGATAAAATCTAAACAGCTGGATGCTACACTGATTATACAGGTTCATGACGAACTTATTTTAGAGGCAAGCAAGGCGCAGATTGACGAAATTGCTAATATAACAAAAGAATGTATGGAACTTTCGCAGCCTTTGTATGTGCCTCTGGTGGCAGACATTGAATACGGCGGCAATTGGATGGAAACAAAATAA
- the recJ gene encoding single-stranded-DNA-specific exonuclease RecJ, whose product MQKKWDIQENKSFDKKIVDIAGDEIIARILANRGVDTLKKLDKFMHPLEFEFSSPYLFKDMKKAVERIKIAIEQSQNIVIYGDFDCDGVTSTALLYKTLVKIGAKAGCYIPDRSSENHGLNSKAVCEIISKQRAKLIITVDNGISNNAEIKLAQSFGCDVILTDHHEPSGSVPEAYCILNPKYSECLIDDIEFEQVEDLRNLAGVGVAYKLACAVLDEFKLQQFAKELLYIVTIGTIADVMPILGENRAIVAQGLECIKTYKPKSILQLLSSMTKDIEKTDSETIAYFIAPRINAAGRLAHANTALELLVSEDKEKIEFAVMEVNRLNNLRQQMCDTALNEALIKLDKSNMLKKNKAVILADKIWHVGIIGLLASKLAEMFNRPVFIMSIDENENLAKCSIRGVKGFNVYETLQQLDGIFESYGGHALAGGFVADLSKITVKDLSQKILDAANKSASDEFLSPKISIDAIVKPENLTVDFINKLAILEPYGQNNNQCVFGMEDLVLKKFDTIGANAHLKMFFSSKNGEIFEGLIWNKNEHPVNLLDKVDLTFVPKINTFNDKTSVQLNIKNIYIKNREVPSNFEEPNQTEESILIDHRKKTDYLKTLNSYLAAKDACVFVENPKILQQLTNYDKVKEKSVNRFSTQKCEELIILDTPCEAEVLNDIISNSKPQKIHVFNFNSNNLEPVDYIKTLSGMLKYSYNNNSGKLDIKKSLVFLSTSFNCLETCLNLLADTGVITLISIDGNLCEFEFLKAKPVNEILLSDLYSDFEVEFRSIADFRVDFSTLEITAVKDLILK is encoded by the coding sequence GTGCAAAAAAAATGGGATATTCAGGAAAATAAAAGCTTCGATAAAAAGATTGTTGATATTGCAGGGGATGAAATTATTGCCCGAATTTTGGCAAACAGAGGGGTGGATACCCTTAAAAAACTTGATAAATTTATGCACCCTTTAGAATTTGAATTTTCATCGCCGTACCTTTTTAAGGACATGAAAAAAGCTGTTGAACGTATCAAAATAGCCATAGAACAATCACAAAACATTGTAATTTACGGTGATTTTGACTGTGATGGCGTAACAAGTACGGCTCTTTTATATAAAACACTGGTTAAAATCGGTGCAAAGGCAGGCTGTTATATCCCTGACAGGTCAAGCGAGAACCATGGGCTTAATTCCAAAGCTGTTTGCGAAATTATCTCCAAGCAGCGTGCAAAACTTATAATAACGGTAGATAACGGTATCAGCAACAATGCAGAGATTAAACTTGCGCAAAGCTTCGGGTGTGATGTTATTTTGACAGACCACCATGAGCCATCAGGCAGCGTACCTGAGGCTTATTGTATTTTAAATCCTAAATATTCCGAATGTCTTATTGATGATATAGAGTTTGAACAAGTGGAAGATTTAAGAAACCTTGCAGGCGTAGGAGTAGCGTATAAACTTGCTTGTGCGGTTTTGGATGAATTTAAACTTCAACAGTTTGCGAAAGAGCTGCTGTATATCGTAACTATAGGAACTATTGCGGATGTAATGCCTATTTTAGGCGAAAACAGGGCTATTGTTGCACAGGGTTTGGAATGTATAAAAACATATAAACCGAAATCAATTCTGCAACTTTTATCCTCAATGACCAAAGATATAGAAAAAACAGACAGTGAAACCATCGCTTATTTTATAGCTCCGAGGATAAATGCGGCGGGAAGGCTGGCACATGCAAACACTGCTTTGGAGCTTTTGGTGAGCGAAGACAAAGAAAAAATAGAATTTGCCGTGATGGAGGTTAACCGCCTTAATAACTTAAGACAGCAAATGTGTGATACTGCGCTTAATGAAGCTTTAATTAAACTTGATAAATCTAATATGCTCAAAAAAAATAAGGCTGTAATTCTGGCTGATAAAATCTGGCATGTAGGTATTATAGGACTTTTAGCTTCCAAGCTTGCGGAAATGTTTAACAGACCCGTATTTATAATGAGCATTGATGAAAATGAAAATCTCGCAAAATGCTCTATAAGGGGAGTAAAAGGATTTAATGTATATGAAACTCTTCAGCAGCTTGACGGCATTTTTGAAAGCTACGGCGGACATGCGCTTGCAGGCGGTTTTGTAGCGGATTTGAGCAAAATAACAGTTAAAGATTTGTCTCAAAAAATCCTTGATGCAGCCAACAAGTCTGCATCTGATGAATTTTTATCTCCAAAAATATCAATCGATGCCATTGTTAAACCGGAAAATCTAACGGTTGATTTTATAAACAAACTTGCTATCCTAGAACCTTACGGACAAAACAACAACCAATGTGTGTTCGGGATGGAAGATTTAGTCCTTAAAAAATTTGATACAATAGGCGCTAATGCTCATTTGAAGATGTTTTTCTCTTCTAAAAACGGAGAAATCTTCGAAGGACTTATTTGGAACAAAAATGAACATCCTGTTAACCTTCTTGATAAGGTAGATTTAACTTTTGTCCCTAAAATTAATACTTTTAACGATAAAACCTCGGTTCAGCTGAATATTAAAAATATTTACATAAAAAATCGTGAAGTCCCCTCAAACTTTGAAGAACCCAACCAAACAGAAGAATCTATTCTGATTGACCACCGTAAAAAAACAGATTACCTTAAGACTCTAAACAGCTATTTAGCTGCAAAAGATGCCTGTGTTTTTGTTGAAAATCCTAAAATCCTGCAGCAGCTTACTAATTATGATAAGGTTAAAGAAAAGAGTGTTAACAGGTTTTCAACCCAAAAGTGCGAGGAGCTGATTATTCTTGATACACCTTGTGAGGCTGAGGTTTTAAACGATATTATATCAAATTCCAAACCTCAAAAAATCCATGTCTTTAATTTTAATTCCAATAATTTGGAACCTGTAGATTATATCAAAACATTATCAGGCATGCTTAAGTATTCTTATAACAATAATTCAGGTAAGCTTGATATCAAAAAAAGCCTGGTATTTCTTTCAACATCATTTAATTGCTTGGAAACCTGCCTGAACCTTTTGGCGGATACGGGTGTTATAACCTTAATTTCGATAGATGGCAATCTGTGCGAATTTGAATTTTTGAAAGCCAAGCCTGTGAATGAAATTTTATTGTCTGACCTGTACAGTGATTTTGAAGTAGAATTCCGGTCTATAGCTGACTTTAGGGTGGATTTTAGCACCCTTGAGATAACTGCCGTAAAAGATTTAATATTGAAATAA
- the aroC gene encoding chorismate synthase, whose protein sequence is MKFRFLCSGESHGKSLNAIIEGLPANCPVNEDEINEALTKRQSGYGRGERMQIESDTVEIKSGIRFGLTTGAPVCLEIKNKDYENWAAAMDVRTPDLSDSKLAEIIASKKITKVRPGHADLAGALKYNQTDIRNILERSSARETAVKTAVGAIAKQILKNFNIEIFSNVVSIGGVETVDKNLSYGEKKGLCSSNDLRCADKAVYEKMKARIDEAKSKGVTLGGKVEVVIMNLPVGLGSFVHHDRKLDGLLAQAVMSIQAVKSVEIGLGVKSAEIDGAKMHDEIYYDGKVERSSNNAGGIEGGMSNGEPVVLTFAMKPIPTMQTPLNSIDLDDKSAHQAHFERSDTCAVPACGIVAEAMCACVLLNAFLEKFGGDSLEELTANYNSYIEMIAKRL, encoded by the coding sequence ATGAAATTCAGATTTTTATGCTCGGGCGAATCCCATGGGAAATCTTTAAATGCAATCATTGAAGGTCTTCCGGCTAATTGCCCTGTTAATGAAGATGAAATCAATGAAGCGTTAACAAAACGCCAATCAGGCTACGGGCGCGGCGAAAGAATGCAGATAGAGTCTGATACGGTAGAGATAAAATCAGGTATACGTTTCGGGCTTACGACAGGTGCGCCTGTTTGCCTTGAGATTAAAAATAAAGACTATGAAAATTGGGCAGCTGCTATGGATGTGCGGACGCCCGATTTATCTGACAGTAAGCTTGCAGAGATTATTGCTTCTAAAAAAATAACTAAAGTCCGCCCGGGTCATGCGGATTTAGCAGGGGCATTAAAGTATAACCAAACCGATATCAGAAATATACTGGAGCGCTCCAGTGCCAGAGAAACCGCTGTAAAAACAGCAGTAGGAGCCATAGCTAAACAAATACTTAAGAATTTTAATATTGAGATTTTTTCAAATGTAGTTTCAATAGGCGGTGTTGAAACAGTTGATAAAAATTTATCTTATGGTGAGAAAAAAGGGCTTTGCTCCAGCAATGACCTGAGATGTGCAGATAAAGCCGTTTATGAAAAAATGAAGGCACGAATAGATGAAGCCAAGTCCAAAGGTGTAACCTTAGGCGGCAAAGTTGAGGTTGTTATAATGAATTTGCCGGTTGGATTGGGGTCTTTTGTTCATCATGACAGAAAGCTTGACGGATTATTGGCACAGGCTGTAATGAGCATTCAGGCTGTTAAAAGCGTTGAAATCGGATTAGGCGTCAAATCGGCTGAAATTGACGGTGCTAAAATGCATGATGAAATATATTATGACGGCAAAGTTGAGCGCTCTTCTAACAATGCAGGCGGAATAGAAGGCGGCATGTCTAACGGCGAGCCTGTTGTTTTAACTTTTGCGATGAAGCCTATTCCTACGATGCAAACTCCTTTAAATTCAATAGATTTGGATGATAAATCCGCTCATCAGGCTCACTTTGAACGTTCCGATACCTGTGCGGTTCCTGCTTGCGGTATAGTAGCAGAGGCTATGTGTGCTTGCGTGCTATTAAACGCTTTTTTGGAAAAATTTGGCGGCGATTCACTGGAGGAGTTAACAGCTAATTATAACTCTTACATTGAAATGATTGCAAAGAGGTTATAA
- a CDS encoding shikimate kinase — MPKNIVLTGMMGAGKTTVGRLLKMSLRKDFVDIDTEIEKEAGKTIVEIFECYGEELFRKLEHKIILNFSRESDIIISIGGGALENEENYINLSSNGVLFYLQASAEELYERVKHDKNRPLLKTLKPKDTLEKLLKKREERYLLSDEVIETSGKSAANIVEEIKVRYEKY, encoded by the coding sequence ATGCCTAAAAATATTGTTTTAACAGGGATGATGGGTGCAGGCAAGACAACAGTCGGCAGGTTGTTAAAAATGTCGTTGCGTAAAGATTTTGTGGATATAGATACAGAGATTGAAAAAGAAGCGGGTAAAACTATTGTAGAGATTTTTGAGTGCTATGGAGAGGAGCTTTTCAGAAAGCTTGAGCATAAAATTATATTAAATTTTTCCCGGGAATCTGATATTATAATTTCAATAGGCGGCGGTGCGCTTGAAAATGAAGAAAATTACATAAATTTGTCTTCAAACGGTGTACTGTTTTATCTGCAAGCCTCGGCAGAAGAACTTTACGAAAGAGTAAAACATGATAAAAACAGACCACTTTTAAAGACGCTTAAGCCCAAAGATACACTTGAAAAATTATTAAAAAAAAGGGAAGAGCGTTATTTGCTTTCTGATGAAGTAATAGAAACCTCGGGTAAAAGTGCGGCAAATATTGTTGAAGAAATAAAGGTTCGCTATGAAAAATATTAA